From Calliphora vicina chromosome 3, idCalVici1.1, whole genome shotgun sequence:
tttgacatttattaaaATCCCAAAGACTGTATTTTATAGACGACAACGTGTTAGACATGTCTCTCAAAAGTTTCGCCTGCTCATCGCTTTGTTTTTCCAGCAATTCATTGGGAGCATTGGAGTTGCATTTAGTTTTGGAAACAGAACTGGTTCTTTTCCTTTTCGAAGTACAATATTCTTGTTGAGGATTTGAGCTTGAAGGTACTGAATCCACGTTATTTCGCGATGAAGGTCCAGGTATCTCTTGTTCAATGGGGGCATCTATTGTGTCCAATTCAATAACGTCAGACACTTCTTCCAAAAATTCTGCTGATTCTGCGATCTCAACATTATTGCCCTGATTCTGGCATTTGGCACCTTGCACAACACCTTCGGgatttatatgtttattaaacTGCAAGAGATTTGCTACATCTTCCTCCAAAGGGGTGAGTGCCAACTGTTTAAATCCACCGCCATCTGTAGCATTACACTCATTTCTGATGGTTAccactttttttttaactttaaattttaaatctctccatacctaaaaaatatgatatatttatgatacatatatacatatataaacatcTAATAATTTCCATACCTTTCGCCATCCATCGGAAAGTCTCCTGGGTGGGCCAAGAGCATTTAAAACTTTGGCCATATCTTCCCATTGAGCTTTAAAATTGCTTGGAACATTTCCTCGATTAAATCCTCTTGCGAGAGATGGATTTTTCCGCAACTCCTCAACAAGTTTTTCAAATTGGTTAGAAtttgttactttaattttttcatttttttccattttgttatattttttgatttttaacttgaaaacaACAACTGCTCGTTACCAAAAATGACGACGACAAAATCAGAGTCGACACAATACAATATCGACGCCGTATTGACTTACAGAATACCAAATGTGTGTCGACAGTCATTGATAGCAGTCAATAACGACAAACAGAATACCAATTTTAAATTGTCGACTCAAGTCGACGACGACAACCAGAATATGGGTGATTATATCtttgatatttaaaacatttttttatatcatgtGATATCTTTTCGAAGCATCCcaatttaataattcatttggaccagatttttttaattgtattttatttttaaaaaatacagtaATAATGGTAAGTATTATTACACAATAAATTGTAGCCAAgctaaatagttttaatttaagatataattTAAGATTATAAACGACATAACATTTGAAATCTTGGTTTTATGATTTATAAAAGAGTCGTcgcataaaatattttcttagaaGAAGGTTTTTAAACATATGACAAGTCGAACACCGGCTTCGCATAAAATAGTTTCTTGATTCTTGATTGACGGCCGGAAGCGTTTCAAGATCCATGTTaatatgttaaatataaaataaaaataatttatccaaaaattatcggaataaaaacacaaacatttaaGATTTATATGTATCTCATATAAAAAGGGTTGTAAAAACCTATCTAATGACATATATATTGATCAAATCggataaaaacaacaacaaatacaacctATCCCATATTTGAACTTTGGAGTCCCATAACTAGGGAGCTATGAACCGGAGACAAAAAAACTAAACCGTCATATTCAgcttaaatagaaataaatatgaTACAAATTTGGTATTGATCTGTAGTGGCGACCGTAAACTAGATTTATGGTCTATAGAATAAGTTGTaggacaaaatatataaaaataattccaTTTTTTTGGGCGTATTAAACCATGAGTATTGTACTACCAAATTATCCATccctgaattttctataatcgATTTTTACCCACCTCTAGCGATTTTTTGCTGCACTAGTGGGACGTGTTcagtaaacataaaaatttgttttaccaaCTAAACACAGTAGAAAGACTTCACCATTGGATTTCTTGTTGGAAAAAGGCCCAACTGTTTAAAGAAttactaataaataaagaaaaaactaagaaaataataaaataatggcCGCAAAAGTAGCTTCGGGCAATAATAAAGTATTCCAAAATGTAAGCAAGTTATTTCAAATGCAGtgtgttattgaaaattaacaaaatgcaATCATTATTCTAACCTAACTTCTGATGCGGTCGGAAAGTAGGATTAATCACTAATGACCGACtataaacaacaaacaaatggaagttaaaatgtatattaaaatacaaataatttaaatattttagcacGATGACGTCCATATATCCTTTGATGACCAACAGAAGATAAATCGTTTTGCAAAACACAATGCACGTATGGACGATCTAAAAGTTGAATTGGATATGAAAAAGAACGATTTGAAAAGTGTGGAAGAGGCCTTAGACGAGATTGAGTTGTTCGATGAAGAGGAAGATATTCCATTCTTGGTCGGTGAAGTATTTCTATCTCATAAATTGTCCAGAACACAGGTGAGAATGCGATGAGTAATAGTATGggcaaattaattaattgattttttttcttgttgctgTAAAGGAACTTTTGCAAGAAGCCAAAGAACAAACTCTGAAAGAAATTGCTAGCATTGAGGCTAAAGCAAATGACATTAAATCCGAAATGAATGAATTGAAGGCTCAGCTTTATCAGCGCTTTGGTAGCAACATATCACTGGAAAGTGATGATTAGATGTTTTTtacgtaaaataaaaatacctataaaatgaaaatctaaaaagtctcaagtgtttttattttgaaatatgttataaagggtgtgttcgtaaattcagtatgattgcatcactgcagcaaattaaaagtttagcgGTCGAAAAAGCATATTTGCGATTATTGCTTTACGTCAACCGTTTTTCAATGCAAATTGTTGGCAGTGATGCCGCAAATTTGTGCAACCAATGCATCATTAAGTTATATGTTGCAAAAGTTTGCAGGTCGTGGCATCAGTGATgcacaaatttactgcatttacg
This genomic window contains:
- the Pfdn4 gene encoding probable prefoldin subunit 4 — encoded protein: MAAKVASGNNKVFQNHDDVHISFDDQQKINRFAKHNARMDDLKVELDMKKNDLKSVEEALDEIELFDEEEDIPFLVGEVFLSHKLSRTQELLQEAKEQTLKEIASIEAKANDIKSEMNELKAQLYQRFGSNISLESDD
- the LOC135955205 gene encoding uncharacterized protein LOC135955205 — protein: MEKNEKIKVTNSNQFEKLVEELRKNPSLARGFNRGNVPSNFKAQWEDMAKVLNALGPPRRLSDGWRKVWRDLKFKVKKKVVTIRNECNATDGGGFKQLALTPLEEDVANLLQFNKHINPEGVVQGAKCQNQGNNVEIAESAEFLEEVSDVIELDTIDAPIEQEIPGPSSRNNVDSVPSSSNPQQEYCTSKRKRTSSVSKTKCNSNAPNELLEKQSDEQAKLLRDMSNTLSSIKYSLWDFNKCQKKITIH